The following proteins are co-located in the Sulfurovum sp. TSL6 genome:
- a CDS encoding DUF4282 domain-containing protein, translating into MTDFLTFQTFITPTLLIIMYYIGAVLIPIFSWFFLHWIKKVYKTEIETYTPFKKTFIGSTTFFLCFFSLEILWRVIFEFFIAYFDIHDALMKLT; encoded by the coding sequence ATGACAGATTTCTTAACATTTCAGACATTCATCACCCCTACCCTGCTTATCATAATGTACTATATAGGAGCAGTACTTATTCCTATCTTTAGTTGGTTTTTCCTTCACTGGATAAAAAAAGTGTATAAAACAGAGATAGAAACTTACACACCATTTAAAAAGACATTTATCGGTTCTACTACCTTTTTTCTATGTTTTTTCTCACTAGAGATACTCTGGCGAGTGATCTTTGAATTTTTCATCGCATATTTTGATATACATGATGCACTTATGAAGTTAACTTAA
- a CDS encoding tetratricopeptide repeat protein, which translates to MKKIITILALFTIVIHAADAYKKNQIACDSGDAEACNILGSLYDEGYDHIEARTYYAKACVGGNPDGCANLGKKYEPQAGTHKQYLKSVKLYQKACDAGSALGCAYLGSMYELANGVKKDFTKAIELYGRACEAGSALGCAYLGNMYEHGKGIKEDRVKAEDLYSKSCYGGSGLGCYDLGVMYYEAQSADDERSVVKSLFREACKLGEILGCKNYRLLNKE; encoded by the coding sequence ATGAAAAAAATAATAACGATTTTGGCGCTATTCACTATAGTGATTCATGCTGCGGATGCGTATAAGAAAAATCAAATAGCCTGTGACAGTGGTGATGCTGAGGCCTGTAACATTCTTGGATCTTTATATGATGAAGGATATGATCATATTGAGGCTAGAACCTATTATGCAAAAGCTTGTGTTGGCGGTAATCCTGATGGCTGTGCAAATCTTGGGAAAAAGTATGAACCTCAAGCCGGTACACATAAACAGTATCTTAAATCTGTAAAGCTTTATCAGAAGGCCTGTGATGCAGGAAGCGCTCTTGGCTGTGCCTATCTTGGAAGTATGTACGAACTTGCTAACGGAGTGAAAAAGGATTTTACTAAAGCCATAGAGCTTTATGGAAGGGCCTGTGAGGCAGGAAGTGCGCTTGGTTGTGCCTATCTTGGAAATATGTATGAACATGGTAAAGGGATCAAAGAAGATCGTGTCAAGGCGGAAGATCTCTACTCGAAGAGTTGTTATGGTGGCAGTGGTTTAGGTTGTTATGATCTTGGTGTGATGTATTATGAGGCACAAAGTGCAGATGATGAACGTTCAGTCGTTAAATCACTGTTTCGTGAAGCGTGTAAACTTGGTGAGATCTTGGGATGTAAAAACTATAGACTTTTAAATAAAGAGTAA
- a CDS encoding CoB--CoM heterodisulfide reductase iron-sulfur subunit B family protein: MSEQLHYALFTGCTAKQSTPELLSSTLAVADKLGIKITILEEASCCGASHIQDFDEFLAHVLNARNICYAEKLGLTMITICNTCQLNSAMTKHALDTDPELKARVNEKLAEVGLEYKGTSEIKHFLYTLIDEYGLENVKDKVEVPLSHLNIAPFYGCHNIRPSELHEEANGHENPYKPTSLDSLIDALEGNPVNYESKNKCCGFHVELQANHTSEVLAGNALLDAMDNNADMMVTPCPLCHLKMDTYQDSIGKVMGRDVELPVLHMPQMVALALGCTEKEIGLNFHVQKAKHLYTAS, encoded by the coding sequence ATGAGCGAACAATTACATTATGCATTATTTACTGGATGTACGGCTAAACAGTCTACACCAGAGTTACTATCATCTACACTTGCAGTAGCTGATAAATTGGGTATTAAAATTACCATATTGGAAGAAGCGAGTTGTTGTGGTGCATCTCACATACAAGACTTTGATGAGTTTTTAGCACATGTCCTCAATGCCAGAAACATCTGTTATGCAGAAAAACTGGGTCTTACGATGATCACTATCTGTAATACATGTCAGCTTAACTCTGCTATGACAAAACATGCCCTTGACACTGACCCGGAACTTAAAGCTAGGGTCAACGAAAAACTTGCAGAAGTTGGACTAGAGTACAAAGGTACATCTGAGATCAAACACTTCCTCTACACACTTATAGACGAGTATGGTTTGGAGAATGTCAAAGATAAGGTAGAAGTACCGCTTAGTCACTTAAACATCGCTCCATTCTATGGGTGTCATAACATCCGTCCTTCTGAATTACATGAAGAGGCCAACGGTCATGAAAACCCGTACAAACCTACTTCACTTGACAGCCTGATAGATGCATTAGAGGGTAACCCGGTGAACTATGAGAGTAAAAACAAGTGTTGTGGTTTCCATGTAGAACTTCAAGCGAATCACACTTCTGAAGTACTTGCGGGTAATGCCCTGCTAGATGCAATGGATAACAATGCAGACATGATGGTTACACCGTGTCCACTCTGTCACCTAAAAATGGATACCTATCAAGACAGTATAGGTAAAGTGATGGGTCGTGACGTAGAACTTCCAGTACTTCACATGCCGCAAATGGTTGCACTTGCTCTTGGATGTACAGAAAAAGAGATAGGACTTAACTTCCACGTTCAAAAAGCTAAACATCTTTATACTGCATCATAG
- a CDS encoding NifU family protein: MDQQTNNEYGIKVAMFINEPKYLGTISEEEAKELGASLFSYTYGDEALGYKLTIHWAVNTHENTIVLARYTYDGVPSGIAVNHILSLISTNKNIPQINDITYIALERLLRDNPNIEALPSSERYAITFALDAVKLAVKEYIHTPLSHEEKTVPCKDSPMSIASIKESIKLHNIETLEALSEYTKAGSTDTGCKENLLALIEAHQQVLAEQKEAEDALADVPFGELSTGYQIMAVETAIDNTVRQFLIMDGGDIDVLNVKENGDIFEVYISYLGACSDCSSSGTGTLQAIQNALRDKLDPNIYVIAI, translated from the coding sequence ATGGATCAACAAACAAATAATGAATATGGTATCAAGGTTGCAATGTTTATAAACGAACCTAAATATTTAGGTACTATCTCTGAAGAAGAAGCCAAAGAACTTGGTGCTTCTCTATTTAGCTACACTTATGGAGATGAAGCTCTAGGGTACAAACTTACCATACATTGGGCTGTTAACACACATGAGAACACTATTGTACTGGCACGATACACATATGATGGTGTGCCGTCTGGTATCGCAGTAAATCATATTCTGTCGCTCATAAGTACAAATAAAAATATACCACAGATAAATGATATCACTTACATAGCTTTGGAACGCCTGCTACGTGACAACCCTAATATAGAAGCACTCCCTTCTTCTGAACGCTATGCGATCACTTTTGCACTGGATGCTGTAAAACTGGCGGTAAAAGAGTATATTCATACACCACTAAGCCATGAGGAAAAAACCGTTCCTTGTAAAGACAGCCCAATGAGCATTGCCTCTATAAAAGAGTCTATTAAGTTACATAATATTGAAACACTTGAAGCACTTAGTGAGTATACTAAAGCAGGATCCACAGACACGGGTTGCAAAGAAAACCTTTTAGCACTCATTGAAGCACACCAACAAGTATTGGCAGAACAAAAAGAAGCAGAGGATGCTCTAGCAGATGTGCCGTTTGGAGAATTAAGTACTGGTTATCAGATCATGGCTGTTGAGACTGCGATTGATAATACGGTAAGACAATTTCTCATTATGGATGGCGGGGATATAGATGTGCTTAATGTCAAAGAAAATGGTGATATATTTGAGGTTTATATTAGTTATCTTGGTGCATGTAGTGACTGTTCTAGTTCAGGTACGGGTACACTCCAAGCCATACAAAATGCACTTAGAGATAAACTCGATCCAAATATCTATGTCATTGCTATTTAA
- a CDS encoding class II SORL domain-containing protein: MPKINKYQDISEIDREAKKDLIDRHSPFIHCADTAKAGEPFEVTVKMGNEYTHPDDFDHFIESVTLFDGDTQLAKATYVPGTLGNTKAHNTTTFTIIPTGKKLKLNAHGYCTKHGIWEGTEKEVAVEA, translated from the coding sequence ATGCCAAAAATAAACAAATACCAAGACATTTCAGAAATCGATAGAGAAGCGAAAAAAGACCTTATCGACAGACACTCTCCATTCATTCACTGTGCAGATACTGCAAAAGCTGGTGAGCCATTTGAAGTAACTGTAAAAATGGGTAACGAATATACTCACCCAGATGATTTTGATCACTTTATCGAGTCTGTAACACTATTTGACGGTGATACTCAACTTGCAAAAGCTACGTATGTACCGGGAACTCTTGGTAACACAAAAGCACACAACACAACTACATTCACTATCATCCCAACAGGTAAAAAACTTAAGCTTAATGCACATGGTTACTGTACAAAACACGGTATCTGGGAAGGTACTGAAAAAGAAGTAGCAGTAGAAGCGTAA
- a CDS encoding uracil-DNA glycosylase, protein MKNLRNALLLKQLYQLKQLGYKYTSVTPYKENEQDLRLPNTLESLKKQAMECHLCELSKSRQKVVFGEGHPQADILFIGEGPGTMEDSSGKPFVGRSGELLTKMIENVLHISRSDVYITNIVKCRPPNNATPTPTQAHTCQPYLMKQIELIQPKLIVTLGATAYHYLTGDDTEISKVRGTLHKQNAYTVIPTYHPSYLLRNPSAKKEVFEDLLKVKELMEK, encoded by the coding sequence ATGAAGAACCTTCGAAATGCACTTTTACTTAAACAACTTTATCAACTGAAACAGCTGGGGTACAAATATACATCAGTCACACCATACAAAGAAAATGAACAGGATCTTAGACTTCCGAATACACTGGAGTCATTGAAAAAGCAAGCCATGGAGTGTCATCTGTGTGAGCTGAGTAAAAGTCGCCAGAAAGTGGTTTTTGGTGAGGGGCATCCACAAGCAGATATACTTTTTATCGGTGAAGGACCAGGTACCATGGAAGACAGTTCAGGTAAGCCTTTCGTCGGTAGATCCGGAGAACTGCTTACTAAGATGATAGAAAATGTATTGCATATTTCCAGATCTGATGTCTATATCACCAATATCGTGAAGTGTCGTCCCCCCAATAATGCTACACCTACCCCAACCCAGGCACATACCTGTCAACCCTATTTGATGAAGCAGATCGAACTTATACAGCCAAAGCTCATAGTAACGCTCGGTGCAACTGCGTATCATTATCTTACAGGCGATGATACAGAGATAAGTAAAGTGAGAGGTACCCTACATAAGCAAAATGCATATACGGTGATACCTACCTATCATCCAAGTTATTTACTTAGAAATCCAAGTGCTAAAAAAGAAGTGTTTGAGGACCTGTTGAAAGTAAAAGAGTTAATGGAAAAATAG